In Thermospira aquatica, the following proteins share a genomic window:
- a CDS encoding iron-containing alcohol dehydrogenase family protein, which translates to MEISVPSLVRIKPKALYKIGKYLRDEDHRRVVLLWGEGIAELLKPIVEVSLLSAEIEVLFETTVTDTEVESIFHMAVELPSQVEAIVAIGGGKAIDIGKYLAFLKRLPLFSVPTAVSNDGFCSPMASLTVRGKKTSFRVELPQAVIVDTEVLQKAPVRFLYSGMGDLFCKITSVYDWKLAYRKVREPVNDFAANMARSAADTFLYYDDKSLENPDFLRVIATSLMMSGIAMEVARSSRPASGSEHLISHAYDRLSEKPNLHGLQVGVASYAVSLLQEKTEPLIRKAIEESGFLAFMQEHPLSLRTFEEAVKLAPQMKENYYTILSEKGSVEKLLELIRENTILRSMVAED; encoded by the coding sequence ATGGAGATTTCTGTTCCTTCACTTGTTCGTATCAAACCAAAGGCGCTTTATAAAATAGGAAAATACCTCCGGGATGAAGATCACAGGCGAGTTGTACTTCTCTGGGGAGAAGGGATCGCAGAACTCTTGAAACCTATCGTGGAGGTAAGCCTTCTTTCCGCTGAGATAGAGGTGCTTTTTGAAACCACCGTGACGGACACAGAGGTAGAATCCATTTTCCACATGGCGGTAGAACTTCCCTCACAGGTAGAAGCTATTGTTGCTATCGGAGGTGGAAAAGCGATTGATATTGGAAAATACCTTGCTTTTCTCAAGAGGCTGCCCCTTTTCTCTGTTCCCACGGCTGTGTCTAACGATGGTTTTTGCTCTCCCATGGCCTCTCTCACAGTTCGGGGCAAAAAGACGAGTTTTCGTGTAGAACTGCCTCAAGCAGTGATTGTCGATACGGAGGTACTTCAAAAAGCTCCTGTCCGTTTTCTCTATTCGGGGATGGGTGATCTTTTTTGCAAAATCACCTCTGTCTATGATTGGAAACTCGCCTACCGTAAGGTACGCGAACCCGTGAATGACTTCGCAGCAAATATGGCCAGAAGTGCCGCTGATACCTTTCTCTACTATGATGACAAAAGTCTGGAAAATCCAGATTTTTTGCGGGTCATTGCGACGTCTCTCATGATGTCCGGGATAGCTATGGAGGTCGCCCGTTCCAGTCGTCCCGCAAGCGGGAGTGAACATCTCATTTCTCACGCGTATGATAGACTTTCCGAAAAACCCAACCTTCATGGACTCCAGGTGGGTGTAGCAAGCTATGCGGTGAGTCTTCTCCAGGAGAAAACAGAGCCTTTGATTCGGAAAGCCATAGAAGAATCAGGGTTTCTTGCCTTTATGCAAGAACATCCTCTCTCTCTCAGAACATTTGAGGAAGCGGTAAAACTTGCACCCCAGATGAAGGAAAATTACTATACTATCCTTTCCGAAAAAGGAAGTGTGGAAAAGCTTCTCGAGCTCATTCGAGAAAATACCATACTACGCTCTATGGTAGCGGAGGACTAA
- a CDS encoding PP2C family protein-serine/threonine phosphatase encodes MDKQQALPWLVGLLALNITLGGISIWQEKAKEKDSEESFEYRRFLKTLRNYLSHHQVADQKLQQYYQELKDLLEQKEKETASLLASINLNLTEQLEMARKVQISFMPLSKSMIQRSEFRWAFWYQPAETIGGDLLDIIRVGRNGYAFVVADVSGHGIPSALLTSMTKVAFINHSAWGKDTTQVCSDVNKNFLKTLLDVGFYVTAFYAFLNLEKGILQYTSAGHMPLLYYRAKNHTIEQLHTKGTILGIFPDAVFESKIIHLEPHDKLFLFTDGLVEIQNKEGQWFGVENLEKVILHHAHLSPDRCVDAIRQEVIRFGWGEKPIDDQALLCVEFLHKTKEIHI; translated from the coding sequence GTGGATAAACAACAAGCCCTCCCATGGTTGGTTGGTTTACTGGCATTGAATATAACACTTGGAGGAATATCGATCTGGCAAGAAAAAGCAAAAGAAAAAGACTCAGAGGAATCTTTTGAATACCGAAGATTTCTTAAAACTCTTCGGAACTATCTCTCCCATCATCAGGTGGCTGACCAAAAGCTCCAACAATACTACCAAGAACTCAAAGATCTCCTTGAGCAAAAAGAGAAAGAAACAGCTTCTTTGCTAGCCTCTATTAATCTTAATCTCACGGAACAACTCGAAATGGCTCGAAAAGTCCAAATCTCCTTTATGCCCTTGTCAAAATCAATGATCCAACGCTCGGAATTTCGTTGGGCATTCTGGTATCAGCCAGCAGAAACCATAGGGGGAGATTTATTGGACATCATCCGAGTGGGAAGAAACGGGTATGCTTTTGTAGTAGCGGATGTTTCAGGTCATGGTATTCCCTCTGCGCTTCTTACCTCGATGACAAAAGTGGCATTTATCAATCATTCTGCCTGGGGAAAAGATACGACACAGGTATGTTCTGATGTCAATAAAAATTTTCTTAAAACGTTACTCGATGTGGGATTTTACGTAACAGCCTTTTATGCTTTTCTTAATCTTGAGAAAGGCATCCTGCAGTATACCTCAGCAGGACATATGCCCCTTCTTTATTATCGTGCCAAAAACCATACCATCGAACAACTCCATACAAAAGGCACCATTCTTGGCATTTTTCCTGATGCAGTTTTTGAAAGCAAAATCATCCACCTCGAACCACATGACAAACTCTTTCTCTTTACCGATGGACTGGTCGAAATCCAAAACAAAGAAGGCCAGTGGTTTGGGGTTGAAAATCTGGAAAAGGTTATTCTCCACCATGCCCATCTTTCTCCCGATCGTTGTGTAGATGCCATTCGTCAGGAGGTCATACGTTTCGGATGGGGAGAGAAACCCATAGATGATCAAGCCTTGCTTTGTGTTGAGTTTTTACACAAAACAAAAGAAATTCATATTTAA
- a CDS encoding ATP-binding protein, whose protein sequence is MIFQFNVPCTESEILAFEKEVMDVSSRVVGTTPDGMMEIHEFHFCIHEAILNILQHTYKWDMNQKLEIRLVLSEEKDGWLCEVTIKDFGPPIPKKITPPQTVDKFQMRKRGLYMMSKILDDFSLTPLEDGNVTYLKKKFTERPRE, encoded by the coding sequence ATGATATTCCAGTTTAATGTACCCTGCACAGAAAGCGAAATTCTCGCTTTTGAGAAAGAAGTCATGGATGTCTCATCTCGCGTTGTAGGAACAACACCCGATGGGATGATGGAAATTCACGAATTCCACTTTTGTATTCACGAAGCTATTCTTAATATTCTTCAGCATACCTATAAATGGGATATGAATCAAAAACTTGAGATTCGTCTTGTTCTCTCAGAAGAAAAAGATGGCTGGCTCTGCGAAGTCACTATTAAAGATTTTGGTCCTCCCATTCCCAAAAAAATTACTCCCCCCCAAACAGTAGACAAGTTTCAAATGCGCAAACGAGGGCTTTACATGATGAGCAAGATATTAGATGATTTTTCTCTTACTCCTTTAGAGGATGGCAATGTTACCTATTTAAAAAAGAAATTTACGGAGAGACCCCGTGAATAA
- a CDS encoding STAS domain-containing protein: protein MSSGALKVKVSIAEDDIVLIKIDGELTIFTEEYDMLHKEIGAYIKMGLYKFIVDLRGVTYIDSSGLGLIIRLATHAFKQNSRVCIMYDGPQVEKLLFVSNIDKIVQIVPSPEEGYKFFRESGQE from the coding sequence GTGTCTTCAGGGGCATTGAAGGTTAAGGTATCGATCGCTGAGGATGATATTGTCCTCATCAAGATCGACGGTGAACTCACCATATTTACAGAAGAGTATGACATGCTTCATAAGGAAATCGGGGCATACATAAAGATGGGACTTTATAAATTTATTGTTGACCTGAGAGGAGTAACCTATATCGATTCGTCCGGGTTAGGTTTGATTATCCGTTTGGCCACTCATGCCTTTAAGCAAAATTCTCGTGTGTGTATTATGTATGATGGACCTCAGGTCGAAAAACTCCTTTTTGTTTCTAATATTGATAAAATTGTACAAATTGTCCCCTCACCAGAGGAAGGCTACAAATTTTTTCGTGAGTCAGGGCAAGAGTAA
- a CDS encoding M15 family metallopeptidase, giving the protein MGKIDPSVHPDFVRFYSDGRQLYLRKEVYEALQMMIQDARKDGISLFVVSAFRSFNDQKNIWESKWQRFALSHPEPKNRCLWILRYSSAPGTSRHHWGTDVDLVSVDPAFFQTSRGKKILSWLEKNASRYGFERPYTSLIERKKGYQEEPWHWSYAPLAKGYLALYTNSIQNEDITDFAGSEVLKEIDLWEYVLGINPLLLP; this is encoded by the coding sequence TTGGGAAAAATTGATCCTTCGGTGCATCCGGATTTTGTACGGTTTTATTCAGATGGACGACAGTTATACCTCAGGAAAGAGGTCTATGAGGCACTTCAGATGATGATACAGGATGCGCGAAAAGATGGTATATCTCTTTTTGTCGTTTCTGCCTTTCGCAGCTTTAACGATCAGAAAAATATCTGGGAATCGAAGTGGCAGCGTTTTGCTCTTTCCCATCCTGAGCCAAAAAACCGATGCCTGTGGATCCTTCGCTACTCCTCTGCTCCTGGAACATCTCGTCATCACTGGGGGACGGATGTTGATCTTGTTTCCGTTGATCCGGCTTTTTTTCAGACCTCTCGTGGAAAAAAAATCCTCTCCTGGTTGGAAAAAAACGCTTCTCGCTATGGATTTGAGAGGCCGTATACGAGTCTGATAGAAAGGAAAAAGGGATACCAGGAAGAGCCTTGGCATTGGTCTTACGCGCCTCTTGCAAAAGGGTATCTGGCGCTTTACACGAATTCGATCCAAAATGAGGATATTACCGATTTTGCAGGGAGTGAAGTACTTAAAGAAATTGATCTATGGGAATATGTTCTTGGTATTAATCCTTTACTCTTGCCCTGA
- a CDS encoding MarC family protein, producing the protein MENFWFCFIPIFVAIDPIGILPFYQSFTYSFSYTKKRSIAWQSVFTAFLVTIVFIFGGKPLLRYLGVSVGDFMIAGGSVLFVISLKDLLSSSTQGQTLDEETLGAFPIGVPLVAGPALLTTVLLTREKYGASMTIGALFLALTITWLMFTFSQRLFEIIGKNGAQIVSKIANLLLAAIAVMLMREGLLLLLGHLS; encoded by the coding sequence ATGGAAAACTTTTGGTTTTGTTTTATTCCTATTTTTGTGGCCATTGATCCCATTGGTATCCTGCCTTTTTATCAGAGTTTTACCTATTCTTTTTCATATACAAAGAAACGTTCTATCGCCTGGCAGTCTGTTTTTACTGCTTTTCTTGTGACAATTGTTTTTATCTTTGGTGGGAAACCGCTCCTTCGCTATCTTGGGGTGAGTGTGGGGGATTTTATGATTGCCGGGGGAAGTGTGCTTTTTGTTATCTCTCTGAAGGATCTTCTCTCTTCTTCCACCCAGGGACAGACACTTGATGAAGAGACACTTGGCGCTTTCCCTATCGGTGTCCCTCTGGTAGCTGGTCCTGCTCTTCTCACGACGGTTCTTCTCACCCGTGAGAAGTATGGGGCTTCCATGACAATCGGAGCCTTGTTTCTCGCTCTGACAATTACCTGGCTTATGTTTACCTTTTCTCAGAGACTTTTTGAAATTATTGGTAAAAACGGTGCCCAGATTGTTTCAAAGATAGCCAACCTTCTCCTTGCGGCTATTGCGGTAATGCTTATGAGAGAGGGATTACTTCTCCTTTTAGGGCATCTCTCATGA
- a CDS encoding helicase-associated domain-containing protein encodes MMRTMYREVALKCLENEPEFIANLYYEVTGEKVDPSFDTPTNQERISRIYGWWKEHFSEVLSSLSENARLVLDIVMKNFGWLAYDSLDNLIRFISSVFFIDKENLRQGFEELGKKRILFNYEPLTYFSFLFLSPFIELQLPEKPSNENLEETLYTLIPQLIGVLAYLVAYTPRSSEANEIHRIDFQKFAGFFEHSIPPQRLENLIKSFSHIGLVQKYNNRILVQKNIVEHLRSLPVSSLFSLTFLYETLEKLEFQKSTFLTLQWLAYTRHESISLRELFFFFCQHILATLSRNTIKSFKLFLQREEQNFIHLLKLLEKQNIVTIHRNHPLQISRQDTLTLNSFYQALLTNTELSSFFVKQDFIVESNGEIIVEPDLHPATHLELIFMAEPKEIHTIAIYQITKKSIYKALAYGYTVEAIEAFLKSHSRHELPQQVIQNIRYYAEHYIHPSEEHLHILQFASTKSNLIADHFSRESIEIEPHTFLFFDETTYEQVKSFCVQNDISFKENINFLQKKIFPYPNSLEHHIKHLHRFLNMLESDSIFFPQRDILKIRPLGDKDFQLLFPEKSSEHPLFPNKKY; translated from the coding sequence ATGATGAGAACAATGTATAGAGAGGTAGCTCTCAAGTGTTTAGAAAACGAACCAGAGTTTATTGCCAATCTTTACTATGAAGTTACTGGTGAAAAAGTTGATCCTTCTTTTGATACGCCTACAAATCAAGAGAGAATTTCTCGTATCTACGGGTGGTGGAAAGAACACTTTTCTGAGGTTTTGTCTTCTCTTTCGGAAAACGCAAGATTAGTCTTGGATATTGTTATGAAGAATTTTGGCTGGCTTGCTTATGATTCTCTTGATAATCTGATTCGTTTTATAAGCTCGGTCTTTTTCATAGACAAAGAAAATCTTCGCCAGGGTTTTGAAGAGTTGGGGAAGAAGAGGATTCTTTTCAACTATGAACCGCTTACCTATTTTTCTTTTCTTTTTCTTTCTCCCTTTATTGAACTTCAACTACCTGAAAAACCTTCAAATGAAAATCTTGAAGAAACGCTCTACACACTTATTCCTCAACTCATTGGAGTTTTGGCTTATCTTGTCGCGTATACCCCACGGAGTTCAGAAGCAAATGAAATCCATCGTATAGACTTTCAGAAATTTGCAGGATTTTTTGAGCACTCCATCCCCCCTCAGCGTCTTGAAAACCTTATAAAAAGTTTCTCCCATATAGGTCTTGTTCAAAAGTATAACAACCGTATTCTTGTACAGAAAAATATTGTTGAACATCTACGGAGTTTACCCGTCTCTTCTCTTTTTTCGCTGACTTTTCTCTATGAAACACTAGAGAAACTTGAATTTCAGAAAAGCACGTTTCTTACCTTGCAATGGTTGGCATATACTCGACATGAATCTATTTCTCTTCGAGAGTTGTTTTTCTTTTTCTGTCAGCATATTCTGGCCACCCTTTCTCGTAATACCATAAAATCTTTTAAATTGTTTCTCCAGCGAGAGGAGCAGAACTTTATTCATTTGCTTAAGCTTCTCGAGAAGCAGAATATTGTTACTATTCATAGAAATCATCCTCTTCAGATATCGCGACAGGATACTCTCACATTGAATTCGTTTTATCAGGCGCTTCTTACCAATACTGAGCTTTCTTCTTTCTTTGTGAAACAGGATTTTATTGTGGAGTCCAATGGTGAAATTATTGTTGAACCGGATCTCCATCCTGCTACTCATCTTGAACTTATCTTTATGGCAGAACCAAAAGAAATTCATACGATCGCTATCTACCAGATTACGAAAAAGTCTATTTACAAAGCCTTGGCTTATGGCTATACTGTTGAAGCAATTGAGGCTTTTCTTAAGAGTCATTCTCGGCATGAACTTCCTCAACAGGTTATTCAGAATATTCGATATTATGCAGAACACTATATTCACCCGTCGGAGGAGCATCTCCATATTCTCCAATTTGCTTCTACAAAATCAAATCTTATAGCCGATCATTTTTCCAGGGAGAGCATAGAGATCGAACCTCATACCTTTCTCTTTTTTGACGAAACTACCTATGAACAGGTCAAGAGCTTTTGTGTTCAAAATGATATTTCATTTAAGGAGAATATTAACTTTCTTCAAAAAAAGATTTTTCCTTATCCGAATTCTCTCGAACATCATATTAAACACCTTCATCGTTTTTTGAATATGCTCGAGAGCGATAGTATCTTTTTTCCTCAACGTGACATATTAAAGATACGTCCGCTGGGGGACAAGGATTTTCAACTCCTTTTCCCAGAAAAATCTTCAGAGCACCCGTTGTTTCCAAATAAAAAGTACTGA
- a CDS encoding DNA repair helicase XPB — MMRTGALTIQTNGTILLDTHHKDFEMVQKYLFAFAELTKTLEHVHFYRITPISLWNAAANKFPLSQIIHTLEDFSRYPVPKPVMEFIQQHYNRYGEVIFHRWQDQLFIEVKNAGLKEDLIRYLKDFQLNEREGGFLASFSDRGLIKATLIKHLIPVQDLAGYERGEKIPFTLRKVTRSGSEFALRFYQAEAAYLFSQWKEGSGVIVLPCGAGKTIVGMAVMSDIQENTLIIATNLEALHQWKRELLDKTTLTEDDIGEYTAQTKTIKPITLTTYYMLIHRKSNSEERHIDILTQHQWGLIIYDEVHILPAPIFRMTTAIQSKRRLGLTATLVREDNREGEVFSLIGPKIYEYGWKTLEQEGWIATARCYEIRVPLSNEDFETYLNSSHRLRFRIASENKNKLDVLSHLLTRFSDQSILIIGHFLDQLQAISEFFSIPLITGQTPSEERERLYDAFRRRELTALIISRVGNFSIDLPGANVAIQVSGIFGSRQEEAQRLGRILRPQAQDVHFFTIVSQNTIEEEFAKRRQMFLIEKGYTYEVLYFTPKSKTLIQEVTLP; from the coding sequence ATGATGCGCACAGGTGCACTGACCATACAGACAAACGGAACCATTCTTCTTGATACTCATCACAAAGATTTTGAGATGGTTCAAAAATACCTTTTTGCTTTTGCTGAACTTACAAAAACCCTCGAACATGTTCATTTTTATCGTATTACTCCTATCTCTCTCTGGAATGCTGCTGCTAACAAATTTCCTCTTTCGCAAATCATTCATACTCTCGAAGATTTCTCCCGTTATCCTGTACCCAAGCCTGTTATGGAATTTATTCAACAACATTATAATCGGTATGGAGAGGTGATTTTTCATAGATGGCAGGATCAACTTTTCATTGAGGTGAAAAATGCCGGTCTCAAGGAAGATTTGATTCGTTATCTCAAGGATTTTCAACTTAACGAGAGAGAAGGTGGGTTTCTAGCTTCTTTTTCGGATCGTGGCCTTATTAAGGCTACTTTGATCAAACATCTGATCCCTGTTCAGGACCTTGCCGGTTATGAAAGGGGAGAGAAGATTCCTTTTACTTTGAGAAAGGTTACTCGTAGTGGATCTGAGTTTGCTCTGCGTTTTTATCAGGCAGAAGCAGCGTATCTTTTTTCCCAATGGAAGGAGGGTAGTGGGGTAATTGTTCTCCCCTGTGGGGCAGGAAAAACTATCGTAGGCATGGCGGTAATGAGTGACATCCAGGAAAATACGCTAATTATTGCAACGAATCTGGAAGCTCTTCATCAATGGAAGCGTGAACTTCTTGATAAAACAACTCTCACTGAGGATGATATTGGTGAATACACTGCTCAGACAAAAACAATAAAACCAATTACCCTTACAACATACTACATGCTTATTCATCGAAAATCCAATAGTGAGGAAAGACATATCGATATTCTTACCCAGCATCAATGGGGGCTCATTATCTATGATGAGGTTCATATTCTTCCCGCACCTATTTTTCGAATGACCACCGCCATTCAGAGCAAGAGAAGACTTGGTCTCACAGCCACTCTTGTGAGGGAAGATAACCGGGAGGGGGAAGTGTTTTCCCTCATTGGTCCTAAGATCTATGAATACGGGTGGAAAACCCTCGAGCAAGAAGGATGGATTGCCACAGCCCGATGTTATGAAATACGCGTTCCTCTTTCTAACGAGGATTTTGAAACCTATCTCAACTCTTCTCACCGATTGCGTTTTCGTATAGCGTCTGAAAACAAAAATAAACTCGATGTTCTATCTCACCTTCTTACACGTTTTTCTGATCAAAGTATTCTTATTATTGGACATTTTCTTGATCAGCTGCAAGCGATATCAGAGTTTTTTTCTATACCACTGATCACAGGTCAGACGCCATCGGAAGAGCGTGAGAGGCTTTATGACGCATTCAGGAGACGGGAGCTTACCGCTCTCATTATTTCACGTGTTGGGAATTTTTCTATTGATCTTCCTGGGGCAAATGTTGCTATCCAGGTTTCAGGGATATTTGGATCGCGTCAAGAAGAGGCGCAGAGACTCGGAAGAATCCTCAGGCCACAAGCACAGGATGTCCACTTTTTTACAATTGTTTCTCAAAATACTATCGAAGAAGAATTTGCTAAAAGACGCCAAATGTTTTTGATAGAGAAAGGGTATACCTATGAAGTACTCTATTTTACACCAAAATCAAAGACTCTTATCCAAGAGGTTACTTTGCCATGA
- a CDS encoding sigma-70 family RNA polymerase sigma factor, which yields MVKTKEDKKTASTLKELSQMIYHSDTLALYIREIEKIPLLTREEEQELGKRVLEGDKEARDKLVLANLRFVVSVAKHYQGLGLSMTDLISEGNIGLIQAATRFDYRRGFHFISYAVWWIRQSILKAISEKSRMVRLPMNRNNQLLQVWKYINEYVQKNGRQPSLDLIAEATKIQKSEISKMLDMSTSGIGLDQMISEDTEVTLDEMLEKSYLNDAANSPDEAVLQDVLREKINEVLDKFPEREKKVIEYRYGLNGEEPHSLSEVGKKLNLTKERIRQIEKNMMVMMSQDSDMKGLYAYLQ from the coding sequence ATGGTAAAGACAAAAGAAGACAAAAAAACTGCTTCCACTTTGAAAGAGCTTTCCCAGATGATATATCATTCTGATACATTAGCACTCTATATTCGTGAGATAGAGAAAATTCCTCTCCTCACACGTGAAGAAGAACAAGAGCTTGGTAAACGTGTCCTGGAAGGAGACAAAGAGGCTCGTGATAAACTTGTTTTGGCTAATTTAAGGTTTGTTGTCTCTGTAGCAAAGCATTATCAGGGCCTGGGTCTTTCTATGACTGATCTTATCAGTGAGGGGAATATTGGGCTTATCCAGGCTGCAACACGATTTGATTATCGTCGTGGATTTCATTTTATTTCTTATGCAGTTTGGTGGATACGTCAGTCTATTTTGAAGGCTATATCCGAAAAAAGTCGTATGGTCCGTTTACCTATGAATAGAAATAATCAGCTCCTCCAGGTATGGAAATACATTAATGAATACGTTCAAAAAAATGGAAGACAACCTTCTCTGGATTTAATTGCTGAGGCTACCAAAATTCAGAAAAGTGAGATTAGCAAGATGCTTGATATGTCTACCAGTGGTATAGGACTGGATCAAATGATATCCGAAGATACCGAGGTAACACTCGATGAGATGCTGGAGAAGTCCTACTTGAATGATGCTGCCAATAGTCCTGATGAAGCTGTTTTGCAAGACGTTTTAAGAGAAAAGATCAATGAGGTGTTGGATAAATTTCCTGAGAGAGAAAAAAAGGTTATAGAATATCGTTATGGTCTCAATGGAGAGGAACCTCATTCTCTTTCTGAAGTAGGGAAAAAGCTTAATCTGACGAAAGAACGGATTCGTCAGATAGAGAAAAACATGATGGTCATGATGAGCCAGGATTCAGACATGAAGGGGCTTTATGCTTATTTGCAGTAA
- a CDS encoding indole-3-glycerol phosphate synthase TrpC yields the protein MMNILKEILEYKKKEIENFRQMAIRPLAKKTSEGFLFQNKLSETRGIFVIAEVKRKSPSQGAMAMESDPISIALEYKEGGADAISVLTDEHFFGGSFAFLQEIKETTGLPVLCKDFIIDESQIDMASFYKADMILLIAEAFDHLERLDELFDYARSLGLDVLVEVHDPNNILALRDKNYPIIGINNRDLRTLKEDWQYSLQVAELLPKESYKLSLSAFSQTDEITHVIDAGYDGILVGTTLVKNPHRISLLREWKSLSK from the coding sequence ATGATGAATATTCTTAAAGAAATCTTAGAATACAAAAAAAAAGAAATAGAAAATTTTCGCCAGATGGCAATTCGCCCTCTGGCAAAAAAAACCTCGGAGGGTTTTCTCTTTCAAAACAAGCTTTCGGAAACCAGAGGGATTTTTGTCATCGCCGAGGTCAAAAGGAAATCCCCCTCTCAGGGGGCTATGGCTATGGAAAGCGATCCCATCTCCATCGCTCTTGAGTATAAAGAAGGGGGAGCGGATGCTATTTCCGTTCTGACAGACGAACATTTTTTTGGTGGGAGTTTTGCTTTTCTTCAGGAGATCAAAGAAACTACGGGGCTCCCTGTTCTTTGTAAAGACTTTATTATTGATGAAAGCCAGATCGATATGGCAAGTTTTTATAAAGCCGATATGATTCTTCTTATTGCTGAAGCTTTTGACCATCTCGAGCGTCTTGATGAACTTTTTGACTATGCCCGTAGCCTTGGACTGGATGTTCTTGTTGAGGTTCATGACCCGAACAATATCCTTGCCCTACGGGACAAAAACTACCCCATTATAGGGATCAACAATCGTGATCTGCGTACCCTTAAAGAAGATTGGCAGTATAGTCTTCAGGTAGCCGAACTTCTTCCAAAGGAAAGTTATAAACTTAGCCTCTCAGCATTTTCTCAGACCGACGAGATCACTCACGTTATTGATGCTGGTTATGATGGCATCCTGGTGGGGACAACCCTTGTCAAAAATCCTCATCGAATCTCTCTTCTGAGAGAGTGGAAGTCTCTCTCGAAATAA